A stretch of the Ornithodoros turicata isolate Travis chromosome 4, ASM3712646v1, whole genome shotgun sequence genome encodes the following:
- the LOC135390635 gene encoding superoxide dismutase [Cu-Zn]-like isoform X3: MASPRESFLCLVVLLFCGTGLRCTTVRLHHHLIPEEPIVTSAVCVLSESVNDNVTGTFILQQKINVQVVVRNQTECTDPDGVVKIKGDVEGLSPGLHGFHIHRVGDLSAGCTGTGDHFDVGVGSEHGGRQDVWRHVGDLGNVEADTTGDSHFLIHDYVISLNGPNSVIGRSFIIHQQEDDLGRGRNADSRKTGNSGAIVACGVIGIAAPRDEDAS, encoded by the exons ATGGCATCCCCTCGGGAGTCTTTCCTGTGCTTGGTCGTGTTGTTATTTTGTGGGACCGGGCTGCGATGCACGACCGTCCGacttcaccatcacctcattcCCGAAGAACCCATCGTGACGAGCGCTGTTTGTGTTCTGTCGGAGTCTGTCAACGACAACGTTACGGGAACGTTTATTCTTCAGCAGAAG ATTAACGTCCAAGTGGTGGTCCGCAACCAGACAGAATGCACT GACCCGGATGGAGTGGTCAAAATCAAAGGCGATGTCGAAGGATTGTCTCCAGGACTGCACGGCTTTCATATTCACAGAGTGGGAGATCTTAGCGCAG GTTGTACGGGCACCGGCGACCACTTCGACGTGGGCGTCGGGAGCGAACACGGCGGCCGGCAGGACGTCTGGCGTCACGTCGGAGACCTGGGTAATGTCGAAGCTGACACCACTGGAGATTCTCACTTCTTGATACACGATTACGTCATCTCCCTCAATGGACCTAATTCCGTCATCGGGAGGTCGTTCATT ATTCACCAACAGGAAGACGACTTGGGAAGAGGACGTAATGCGGACAGTAGAAAGACCGGAAACTCTGGGGCCATCGTTGCCTGTGGAGTTATCGGCATTGCCGCCCCAAGGGACGAGGATGCTTCTTAG